A single genomic interval of Saccharothrix saharensis harbors:
- a CDS encoding ATP-binding cassette domain-containing protein, which produces MAITATGLRKSYGDHVVLDGLDLRVARGSVFALLGPNGAGKTTTVQILSTLITPDGGRATVAGHDLLGDPAGVRAAIGVTGQFSAVDTLLTGEENLRLMADLAHLDRREGRRTTARLLERFDLVDAARKPAATYSGGMRRRLDLAMTLVGGPELIFLDEPTTGLDPRSRHTMWEVIRDLVADGVTIFLTTQYLEEADQLADRIAVLDGGRLVAEGTAAELKRLIPGGHVRLRFADAHTLDLAAKALGGPARDDANLTLDVPGDGGVHQLRALLDRLDDAAVDVQDLSVHTPDLDDVFFALTTERTAQR; this is translated from the coding sequence ATGGCGATCACCGCCACCGGTCTGCGCAAGTCCTACGGCGACCACGTCGTGCTCGACGGCCTCGACCTGCGGGTGGCGCGCGGCTCGGTGTTCGCGCTGCTCGGACCCAACGGCGCGGGCAAGACGACGACCGTGCAGATCCTGTCCACCCTCATCACCCCCGACGGCGGCCGGGCGACCGTCGCGGGCCACGACCTGCTCGGCGACCCGGCGGGCGTCCGCGCGGCCATCGGCGTCACCGGCCAGTTCTCCGCCGTGGACACCCTGCTCACCGGCGAGGAGAACCTGCGGCTGATGGCGGACCTCGCCCACCTGGACCGCCGCGAGGGCCGCCGCACGACCGCCCGACTGCTGGAGCGGTTCGACCTGGTGGACGCGGCGCGCAAGCCCGCCGCCACCTACTCCGGCGGCATGCGCCGGCGCCTGGACCTGGCGATGACGCTGGTCGGCGGCCCGGAGCTGATCTTCCTGGACGAGCCGACCACGGGCCTGGACCCCCGCAGCAGGCACACCATGTGGGAGGTCATCCGGGACCTGGTCGCGGACGGCGTCACCATCTTCCTCACCACGCAGTACCTGGAGGAGGCCGACCAGCTCGCGGACCGGATCGCCGTGCTCGACGGCGGCCGGCTGGTCGCCGAGGGCACCGCGGCCGAGCTGAAGCGGCTGATCCCGGGCGGGCACGTGCGGTTGCGGTTCGCCGACGCGCACACGCTCGACCTGGCCGCCAAGGCGCTCGGCGGTCCGGCCCGCGACGACGCGAACCTGACCCTGGACGTGCCCGGTGACGGTGGCGTGCACCAGTTGCGGGCCCTGCTCGACCGGCTGGACGACGCCGCGGTCGACGTGCAGGACCTGTCCGTGCACACGCCCGACCTCGACGACGTCTTCTTCGCCCTGACCACCGAGAGGACCGCGCAGCGATGA